Proteins encoded together in one Coffea arabica cultivar ET-39 chromosome 2c, Coffea Arabica ET-39 HiFi, whole genome shotgun sequence window:
- the LOC113725535 gene encoding pentatricopeptide repeat-containing protein At2g33680 yields the protein MNHAAALTHNSRVFFSKLLDCTLQRNLRIGQYLHAHLIKAGISSSCTFLANNLVNFYSKCHRLQEAYLVFQEIQNKDVVSWNCLINGYSQMGSRDSSLSVLKLFIQMRHRNFLPDPHTFSGIFTALSILENPIVGKQVHVLVVKAADNSDVFVNSSLLNMYCKLGIVEEARKLFDEMPKRNSVSWATMISGYATQRLAKEACEVFKLLFSGGQTEDLNEFAFTSVLSAFTLPEFIDIGKQIHGLSVKLDLFSIVSVDNAIVTMYAKCGSLDDAVLAFKFSSDKNSITWSAMITGYAQTGNGDKALKLFSDMHFYGMKPSEYTLVGVLNACSDVEAACHGKQVHGYLLTLGYESHMYIMTALVDMYAKCGNIEDAQKGFECLQEPDIVLWTSMIGGYVQNGDSESAINLYCQMQMKNIVPNELTMASILKACSGLAALEQGKQMHAQSVKYGFSLEVPIGSALATMYAKCGNLEDGNIVFWRMPARDVVSWNAMISGHSQNGRGAEALELFEEMRMEGTEPDYVTFVNVLSACSHMGLVDEGWGYFRMMFDEFGLMPGVDHYACMVDILGRAGRLNEAKEFIESANIDHGLALWRILLSACRNYRNYELGAYAGEKLMELGSQESSTYVLLSSIYSALGRLNEVERVRRMMNFRGVSKEPGCSWIELKNQVHVFVVGDLLHPQIEKIKRELWRLIKLMKDEGYQSVSEDIPHSI from the coding sequence ATGAATCATGCTGCAGCCCTGACCCATAACTCCCGCGTCTTCTTCAGCAAACTTCTCGATTGCACGCTACAAAGAAACCTCCGAATAGGCCAATACCTCCACGCCCATCTGATCAAAGCTGGCATCTCCTCCTCTTGCACCTTCCTTGCCAATAACCTCGTCAACTTCTACTCAAAATGTCATCGTTTGCAGGAAGCCTATCTCGTCTTCCAAGAAATCCAAAACAAAGATGTGGTTTCCTGGAACTGTCTCATCAATGGCTACTCTCAAATGGGCAGTCGAGACTCTTCTCTTTCAGTCCTCAAACTATTCATACAAATGAGGCACCGCAATTTTCTTCCCGATCCCCACACCTTTTCTGGCATTTTTACTGCATTGTCGATTCTAGAGAACCCAATTGTTGGAAAACAAGTCCATGTCCTTGTCGTCAAAGCAGCCGATAATTCGGATGTTTTTGTCAATAGTTCTTTATTGAATATGTATTGTAAACTAGGCATTGTTGAAGAGGCCCGAAaactgtttgatgaaatgcctaaAAGAAATTCAGTTTCGTGGGCTACAATGATTTCTGGATATGCAACACAGAGACTTGCTAAGGAGGCATGTGAAGTTTTTAAACTTCTTTTCAGTGGGGGACAGACAGAGGACTTGAATGAATTTGCGTTTACTAGTGTTCTTAGTGCTTTTACATTGCCAGAGTTTATTGATATAGGGAAGCAAATCCATGGTCTTTCTGTTAAATTGGATTTGTTTTCAATTGTTTCTGTTGATAATGCCATTGTTACCATGTATGCAAAGTGTGGGAGTTTGGATGATGCTGTTCTGGCATTCAAGTTTTCAAGCGATAAGAATTCTATTACTTGGTCTGCAATGATTACAGGTTACGCGCAAACTGGAAATGGTGACAAGGCATTAAAGTTGTTCTCAGATATGCATTTTTACGGGATGAAACCTAGTGAGTACACTCTTGTTGGGGTGCTCAATGCTTGCAGTGATGTCGAGGCTGCTTGCCATGGGAAGCAGGTGCATGGGTATTTGTTGACGTTGGGATACGAATCTCATATGTATATCATGACAGCTTTGGTTGACATGTATGCTAAATGTGGTAACATTGAGGATGCGCAGAAGGGGTTTGAGTGTTTACAGGAGCCAGATATTGTGTTGTGGACTTCCATGATAGGTGGTTATGTTCAAAATGGGGATAGCGAGAGTGCTATTAACTTGTATTGTCAAATGCAAATGAAGAATATTGTTCCCAATGAGTTGACCATGGCCAGTATTTTGAAAGCTTGCTCTGGCCTTGCTGCTTTGGAGCAGGGAAAGCAGATGCATGCCCAGTCAGTCAAGTATGGATTTAGTCTTGAAGTTCCTATtggaagtgctcttgcaacTATGTATGCAAAGTGCGGGAATCTTGAGGATGGGAATATTGTCTTTTGGAGGATGCCTGCCAGAGATGTAGTGTCGTGGAATGCAATGATTTCTGGTCATTCACAGAATGGCCGTGGTGCTGAAGCACTTGAACTTTTTGAAGAGATGCGAATGGAGGGGACCGAGCCTGATTATGTTACTTTTGTCAACGTTCTTTCTGCCTGTAGCCACATGGGTTTGGTAGACGAAGGTTGGGGTTATTTTCGCATGATGTTTGATGAATTTGGTCTAATGCCGGGGGTGGATCACTATGCATGCATGGTTGATATCTTAGGTCGTGCTGGAAGGCTTAATGAAGCGAAAGAATTTATTGAGTCAGCAAATATTGATCATGGCCTAGCCTTGTGGCGTATTTTGTTAAGTGCTTGTCGAAATTATCGCAACTATGAATTGGGAGCCTACGCAGGAGAAAAGTTAATGGAGTTGGGCTCTCAAGAGTCATCCACTTATGTCTTGTTGTCGAGCATCTATTCGGCTTTGGGAAGATTGAATGAAGTCGAACGTGTTAGGAGGATGATGAACTTCAGAGGGGTAAGTAAGGAGCCAGGTTGTAGTTGGATTGAGCTCAAGAATCAAGTTCACGTTTTTGTTGTTGGAGACTTGTTACAtcctcaaattgaaaaaataaaaagagagcTATGGAGATTGATCAAGCtgatgaaagatgaaggttACCAATCTGTTTCAGAGGACATTCCGCACAGCATTTGA